In Halopelagius longus, a genomic segment contains:
- a CDS encoding ABC transporter permease, which yields MGVYTVARDDFKNGAKSYLIVGIVTAFLGLTAFTFASESSIYEYPVRALWDVQKAVILVEPILVAALCYQAIVGDRTSGRIKFTMGLPNTRAEYFAGKVLARGGFVIAATVGSLVLGYVISAVAFTKPPNVLRFALFTGSTALFLVTFTSIFMAISASVDSQPAAMLASFGAYFVLVPFVLGVAPYMNLETLLGAIGDTTGTSVTQSTERLVKSLTPYPAYGGIVEPVFATVAERYEYIPQPSPSERQRLHAKTWFDLLSLVGWSLVSLLFGYLSFREKDLT from the coding sequence GTGGGCGTCTACACCGTCGCCAGAGACGATTTCAAAAACGGCGCAAAGTCGTATTTGATTGTCGGTATCGTGACGGCGTTCCTCGGGCTGACCGCCTTCACGTTCGCCTCGGAGAGCTCCATCTACGAGTATCCGGTTCGTGCCCTCTGGGACGTTCAGAAAGCGGTTATTCTCGTCGAGCCGATTCTCGTGGCTGCGCTGTGCTATCAGGCAATCGTCGGAGACCGAACCAGCGGCCGAATCAAGTTCACCATGGGGCTTCCGAACACCCGCGCCGAGTACTTCGCCGGGAAGGTCTTGGCACGAGGTGGCTTCGTGATCGCTGCAACGGTCGGCAGCCTCGTGCTCGGCTACGTCATCTCCGCTGTCGCGTTTACCAAGCCGCCGAACGTTCTGCGGTTCGCTCTCTTCACCGGATCGACGGCGCTCTTCTTGGTAACGTTCACGAGTATCTTCATGGCGATTTCCGCGTCAGTGGACAGCCAGCCAGCAGCGATGCTCGCCTCCTTCGGCGCCTACTTCGTTCTCGTCCCGTTCGTCCTCGGCGTTGCGCCGTACATGAATTTGGAGACACTTCTCGGTGCTATCGGCGATACAACGGGGACGTCGGTCACCCAGTCTACGGAGCGTCTCGTGAAGAGTTTGACCCCGTATCCGGCGTACGGTGGCATTGTAGAACCGGTCTTTGCCACTGTTGCAGAGCGGTACGAATATATTCCACAGCCCTCGCCGAGTGAGCGACAGCGACTACACGCCAAAACGTGGTTCGATCTGCTCTCCCTCGTGGGGTGGTCGCTCGTCTCACTCCTCTTCGGATACCTCAGTTTCAGAGAGAAAGACCTCACATGA
- a CDS encoding ABC transporter ATP-binding protein: protein MTAITTNRLTKRYGGVTAVNDLDLTVEEGEVFGFLGPNGAGKSTTINVLLGFTSPTAGRATVLGRDAVTESKSVRSRIGLLPEGYHLYENLTGRHHIVSAIETKRASDDPDRILERVGLASDAAHRPVGGYSKGMAQRLTLGIALVGNPELLILDEPSSGLDPTGIKHVREIVREEADRGTTVFFSSHHLEQVEKVCDRIGIMRDGSLATVGDIDTLREKTGGNVITVTVESPPDAARVRDIAGVSDVTVTETTVRLACTPEAEQIQILNRLDRFTTVQEFETEDTSLESLFETFTSDDATVDHDTDDRSGVDAGGE, encoded by the coding sequence ATGACTGCGATCACGACCAACCGACTGACCAAACGATACGGCGGTGTGACCGCTGTGAACGATCTCGACCTCACCGTGGAAGAAGGCGAGGTGTTCGGCTTCCTCGGGCCGAACGGCGCGGGGAAATCGACGACGATCAACGTACTGCTCGGATTCACGTCCCCGACCGCTGGCCGAGCGACCGTCCTCGGACGCGATGCCGTCACCGAATCGAAATCCGTGCGTTCCCGGATCGGGCTCCTTCCGGAGGGGTATCATCTCTACGAGAATCTGACTGGACGCCACCACATCGTCTCGGCCATAGAGACGAAGCGCGCCAGCGACGACCCAGACAGGATTCTCGAGCGTGTTGGGTTAGCCTCTGACGCTGCCCACCGCCCTGTCGGTGGCTATTCGAAGGGGATGGCCCAACGGCTCACACTCGGAATCGCACTCGTCGGGAATCCGGAGCTCCTCATCTTGGACGAGCCATCGAGCGGCCTCGACCCAACGGGCATCAAGCACGTCCGTGAGATCGTCCGCGAAGAGGCCGATCGAGGCACGACTGTGTTCTTCTCTTCGCATCACCTCGAACAGGTAGAGAAGGTCTGCGATCGAATCGGCATCATGCGAGACGGATCGCTCGCGACGGTCGGCGATATCGATACGCTTCGCGAAAAGACGGGAGGGAACGTCATCACGGTAACCGTCGAATCGCCGCCAGACGCGGCACGGGTCCGTGATATCGCCGGTGTGTCTGATGTCACAGTGACCGAGACGACTGTCCGACTGGCGTGCACGCCGGAAGCGGAGCAGATTCAAATCCTCAATCGACTGGACCGATTCACGACGGTGCAGGAGTTCGAAACGGAAGATACGTCGCTGGAATCACTCTTCGAGACGTTCACGAGCGACGATGCTACCGTAGACCACGACACCGACGACCGTTCCGGCGTCGACGCCGGAGGTGAATGA
- a CDS encoding magnesium transporter yields the protein MRYSNSLVTLTIGESNTCTGGIRNMAGNSASLLTKTQRNRIRDDFDELVEEKKRRDQQRIRERIRSGLFDFHLLADYPDRQFALTFDETPDDELRTALADTTLVVERLRELHGIDRAEVIEEARTRAETVSDATTGTETLSRVELRTAAEIRRETEAEVKERVGTGRWDTRADRLAKLGASAFIPLALIGIFDWYVSGNLLGATAPVSSLLMAILAVSMIGWLLIVAAQALKHDVLPAFRKLMRNPEAAVRGAVTNLFEDPKETLRESWEEL from the coding sequence TTGCGATACAGCAATTCCCTCGTAACTCTAACGATCGGTGAATCTAATACCTGTACCGGCGGTATTCGAAACATGGCCGGTAACTCGGCGTCGTTGCTCACGAAGACACAACGGAACCGGATTCGAGACGACTTCGACGAACTCGTCGAGGAGAAGAAACGCCGTGACCAACAACGCATCCGCGAGCGGATCAGGTCCGGTCTCTTCGATTTTCACCTCCTCGCTGACTATCCGGATCGGCAGTTCGCGCTGACGTTCGACGAGACGCCCGACGATGAGTTGCGGACGGCGCTCGCAGACACCACTCTCGTCGTCGAACGACTCCGCGAACTCCACGGCATCGACCGGGCGGAAGTGATCGAGGAGGCCCGAACGCGCGCCGAAACAGTCTCGGATGCGACGACGGGAACCGAGACCCTGAGCCGAGTCGAGCTTCGAACCGCGGCCGAGATTCGACGCGAAACCGAAGCCGAGGTGAAGGAACGGGTTGGAACGGGACGCTGGGACACGCGCGCGGATAGATTGGCTAAACTGGGCGCGAGTGCGTTTATCCCGCTCGCACTCATCGGAATCTTCGACTGGTACGTCAGTGGAAACCTCTTAGGGGCAACCGCTCCCGTCTCGTCGTTGCTCATGGCTATTCTCGCCGTGAGCATGATCGGATGGTTGCTTATCGTGGCAGCACAGGCGTTGAAACACGACGTTCTTCCCGCCTTCAGGAAGTTAATGAGGAATCCCGAAGCGGCGGTGCGAGGAGCAGTTACGAACCTGTTCGAGGACCCTAAAGAGACGCTACGAGAGTCCTGGGAGGAACTGTAA
- a CDS encoding ABC transporter permease subunit, whose protein sequence is MQWSPLARQECRTVLFSKGTWILALLVVLWGYRPTYAGWEAVGRNITIGYIQIGASLFLPTGVLLLCYQSLIGERTSGSIKLLLALPLTRTHIVFGKAFGRFLGIGAATLLAVFALVTAGFVDHGPFAILPFLATLLATLLLVAVFVVLGILLSAVTQRTVAAASAIVAYFLVSMFWNQIVSTVYSAVTGTPVDPYSPPANGPLFFALRLAPTGAYKAVTNWILGVGNSTELFQIVQMKLTPGVGINAFVVESAFQGAPVPWYLHPAVGLVILLVWLIVPLGVARFAFERGDAL, encoded by the coding sequence GTGCAGTGGTCCCCGCTTGCGCGTCAAGAGTGTCGAACAGTCCTCTTCTCCAAGGGAACGTGGATACTGGCGCTACTCGTCGTCCTCTGGGGGTATCGCCCCACGTACGCCGGCTGGGAAGCTGTCGGCAGGAACATCACGATCGGGTACATCCAGATCGGTGCGAGCCTCTTCCTTCCGACCGGTGTCCTCCTCCTCTGCTATCAGTCGCTCATCGGCGAGCGAACCAGTGGGAGTATCAAGCTCCTCCTCGCGTTGCCGCTAACGCGGACGCACATAGTCTTCGGAAAGGCATTCGGACGGTTCCTCGGTATCGGCGCGGCTACCCTTCTCGCCGTGTTCGCTCTCGTAACCGCCGGATTCGTCGACCACGGTCCGTTCGCCATACTCCCCTTCCTCGCGACGCTTCTCGCGACGCTTCTCCTCGTCGCCGTCTTCGTCGTGCTCGGGATTCTGCTCTCGGCGGTCACACAGCGAACTGTGGCCGCCGCGAGTGCAATCGTGGCGTACTTCCTCGTTTCGATGTTCTGGAATCAGATCGTCTCGACGGTTTATTCGGCCGTGACTGGGACTCCAGTCGATCCGTACAGTCCCCCGGCGAACGGACCGTTGTTTTTCGCGCTCCGTCTCGCACCGACCGGCGCCTACAAAGCCGTGACGAACTGGATTCTCGGCGTCGGAAACTCCACGGAACTCTTTCAGATCGTCCAGATGAAACTCACGCCCGGAGTGGGCATCAACGCGTTCGTCGTCGAGTCGGCGTTCCAGGGAGCGCCGGTTCCGTGGTACCTCCATCCGGCGGTGGGTCTCGTTATACTGCTCGTCTGGCTGATTGTTCCACTCGGGGTCGCTCGTTTCGCGTTCGAACGGGGTGACGCGCTATGA